The genomic region TGAACATGCCGTGGCACGCACGGTACCCGTTTAGAAACCGACTCAAGTAGACGGGAACGGACCAAGGTCCCAAGCTGTAGAGTCCAGCCCGCAGTCCATATATCTCCCGACGCCCCGCCACACGATATATCTGTCAACCAATCCGAACCACACGTCCCACAGCTCGCAAGCTCGCTACCAAGCCGCCGCACGCGCCCCCGAACCCTGAACCCCAGCCGGCGAACGAGCGAAGCAGCAGCGACGGCAGCCATGGCGGCGACGAAGATCCGGTGGGGCGAGCTcgacgaggacgacgacggcggcgacctcGACTTCCTGCTCCCGCCGCCGGTCGTCGTCGGGCCCGACGCCAACGGCCTCAAGAAGACGATCCACTACCGCTTTGACGACGACGGCAACAAGGTCAAGGTCACCACCACCACCCGCGTCGTCAAGCTCGCCCGCACGCGCCTCTCCAAGGCGGCCGTCGAGCGCCGCTCCTGGGCCAAGTTCGGCGACGCCGCCACCGGCGACGACGCCTCCACGCGCCTCACCGTCGTCTCCACCGAGGAGATCTTCCTCGAGCGCCCACGCGCCCCAGGTTCGTCCATCCTCTCTCTATCCCGACCTAGATCATCGCTACATCTGTGTCGGATAACATGTTGTTTGTCACCAAAGGTTCTTGATTCGCATGTTTTGAAGCACGCCGCTGTGCTGGTTGTGTAAGAGGACATACTACCTAGTTTTGCACATCTGCTACGAAAATTGAGTTGTACATTAATCATTAAGAGAAGCTGCGATTGAGTTCAATCAATTTCATGAGATCTAGCTAGATAGGTTTCTTTGAATAAATTTGTTCTGCTTGAGTTAGGTAGGTGATTCAAGGACGCTGCTTGCAGACCATGTATAGTGTCTGATCATTGGATTTCCAATTGCAGTTGTGAACTTGTGATGCACTATCGGTTATGGTCTTACGGAGTAGCTTAGAGGTTCCTCAAAGCTGTTTCTTGGCTGATCGGCGCCATGTTAAATTTCCTTCCATAATCCACACTAATGTAACTTGTCTATTTAGCCATTGCTCACGCTCTAGCATGAACACTGCTATTGATCCATCCTTATTGTGGTTCTGAAGTCCCTAAACATGTCCCCATCTTATAGGCCATTGCTCACGCTCTAGCATGAATTGTGGTTCTGAAGTCCCTAAACATGTCCCCATCTTATAAGCCATTGCTCACGCTCTAGCATGAACACTGCTGTTGGTCCATCCTTATTGTGGTTCTGAAGTACCTAGACATGTCCCATCTTATTTGCTAACTTTTCACTTGATTATAGGGAGCAAGGCTGATGAACCAAGTGCTTCCAGTGATGAACTGGCGACGGCAAACAAAGGTACCGCTCTCATGGTCTGCAGATCCTGTGGCAAGAAGGGTGACCACTGGACCGCAAAGTGCCCCTACAAGGATCTCGTCGATACTCTGGACAGGCCTCCTACTTCTGACGGACCTGCGGCACTGAATGATCCTGCCAAGAGCTCGTATGTTCCTCGGAGGCTAAGGAAGGATGCTGTTTATCAAGATGGTGGGCACGACATGAGGCGCAGGAACGATGAGAACTCTGTCCGCGTTACCAATTTATCCGAGGACACCCGTGAGCCTGACCTCCTCGAGCTGTTCCGTGCGTTTGGCCCTGTTAGCCGAGTCTATGTTGCGCTGGATCAGAGGACTGGATCAAGCAGGGGCTTTGGCTTCGTCAACTTTGTCCAGAGGGAGGATGCTGAGAAGGCCATCAGCAAGCTCAATGGCTATGGTTATGATAACCTCATCCTCCATGTTGAGTGGGCAACACCTAGGCCTAGTAATTAGTTGCTGTCTTCGTTTCTCAAATCAAAAGTTTGTTACTGCCTACTAGCACATACAGATTTACTGCTGGGTGTCTTATTCGTATGGTCTTTGAAGTACTCGTAGTAGTTTTGTGTCAGTGTGAATGACATTGCTTTTGTACACATGTGGATTTTGTTTGTAAGGATGGGATGAGAGTTTGGTACTTAAATTTTGTAGAGCTTTTGCTTTGTTTGGTTACCAGCAAAATCTGTGCCACCATAGCTTCAGGCTCTATTTTCTTCTCATCAAAAAGTGAAAGTTGCCAAAGCACTTCCCGGGGAACTCTTCTAATATCTTCCAGGAAATCCCTGTTGACATCTCCAAATTCTGAGAGCAGAGCGTTCATCCAGCGGCTGTCTTTCG from Triticum aestivum cultivar Chinese Spring chromosome 4A, IWGSC CS RefSeq v2.1, whole genome shotgun sequence harbors:
- the LOC123082301 gene encoding eukaryotic translation initiation factor 3 subunit G; protein product: MAATKIRWGELDEDDDGGDLDFLLPPPVVVGPDANGLKKTIHYRFDDDGNKVKVTTTTRVVKLARTRLSKAAVERRSWAKFGDAATGDDASTRLTVVSTEEIFLERPRAPGSKADEPSASSDELATANKGTALMVCRSCGKKGDHWTAKCPYKDLVDTLDRPPTSDGPAALNDPAKSSYVPRRLRKDAVYQDGGHDMRRRNDENSVRVTNLSEDTREPDLLELFRAFGPVSRVYVALDQRTGSSRGFGFVNFVQREDAEKAISKLNGYGYDNLILHVEWATPRPSN